From the genome of Thiomicrorhabdus indica:
TAATTATAGGCTTCACGAAAAAATTTATGGCGAACTGTAAGATGGATTGATTTTGAATAACTAGAAACTGAAATTTATCCGTTGCAATGGATATAGAAGCGCTGATTTCAGCACTTCTCTAGGAATGGCTTAATGAATGGTTAGTGGCATGATCATTGGTCATTTTCTGAGGTTAAGAGCATGACAAACGAATCTTTTGAACCAAAGACATTAACACAAACTGTATTCTCCTTAGAATCAGCCGCTTGAAGAATGACATTTGTTTTTATATGGTGTTTTTTGTCTAGGTATTTTATCGCTTGGATTAAACTTTCCCGATTTTTAATGGTAACAATTTCTTTTAAACGGACACTTTGTAAAGGTTTAGAACCCAACCATTCAAATGCTAAAGGGTTATATTCAGAAACTTTTCCACCCTCAAATACCAACATAGCCTGGTTCCCTTCGTCCACAAAATAGTTCAAGGCTTCTTGACGACCAAATTCAGTGCTTTTATTTGTCTCTATCTCTTCTGATAAATCCGATGGCTGACTTTTTATAACTGATCTCTGTTTTTGGTGTGAAAGTCGAATAGCTAAAAAACCTATTAATAAGATCGCAACAACACTTGACACTGTAAGCCAAAACAAAAGCGCTTGACTGTGTTCATATACCCGAGAATTTTTTAGGTTATGACGACTAATTAAAATCCAACGGTAATCTTTGTGTGTCTGCATAGCCGTTTCTTCAAACTTACCAGTACTTCCAAGCTTAACTGTTCTAAGAGGATAGACTTTTTTGAAAACCCAGACATCATTAGCTGCTTCAATTGTACCGGCTTCTTGATTGTCCAATTGTTGCCAAATTTCAGGGTGCTTGTTCGAAAAACGGTTATGAAGAGCATCGAACATGAATCCCCAATTATTCTCTTCATTAGACGAATGAAGCCAGTAACCTTTGGAGTTTAACAATGCCATGTTGGTCGACGAAAACGACTTCAGCTTATCTATCAAATAATTAGCATCATAGTTCAGTACAATCATACCGATTAAATGCTGATTCTGGTCGTAGAGGCCTTTAACCATGCGAAGAGTTGGCTGCAAAGGTTGAATAATCTGATTACCTTGACGATTTAAGTCTAACGGCGATAAATAGATTTGCTCTTGTTGCAGCTGTTTTCCTTCAATGACATAGTATCGGTCTTTTTTACTTTGAAGTTCCGAGAGTGGAATTTGATTAACTTGGTTATCACGCCCCTTTTCTAAACGATAAAGCTCCAAGCCATTTTTATCTAGAATTTGAATTTGGAAGTATTTTTTTCGGGTTTTAGCCCATTGCAGCATATTTTCAGAGACTTGTTGTCTATAGGCTTTTGGGGTTTGAATAAACTCATTCAATACCGAGACCTTCGACAAACTCCGAATGTCTTCAGTAATATGTGTAATTTCTGAATCTATGGATTTTGCAACACTATTTATCGCTTCAGTCGCATGACGCGTTTTTTGAGCACAATGGGTTTCATTGAGCAATTGCAAAGATTGGAAATACCCTACTAAAAGAGTAAAAATGGCAAGAATCGCAATCAATATATTTTGGTTACGCTGCGAGTTAGTCATCATGTGTAGCATTTTTTATCTTCATTAATTTTTTTGTTTTATAGAGTTAATCAGCGAAGCCAATTTTTCAATATCAATTGGCTTGGTGTAATAGTCTTCAAAGCCGGCGGACATTGCTAATGAAACTTGTTCTTCTAGTACATTTGCTGAAATCGCAAAAAAACGAGTTTCTGCTTCAATTAGCTCCGGAAGCGCTTTATAAAAAGGTAAAGCTTCGTGACCATCCATTCCAGGCAAGTTAATATCCATCAAAATAATTTTAGGTCTGACTTTCTGGGCAAGTTTCAACCCTTCTTCTGCAGTCAATGCAAGTGTTAGCTGTACTCCACCGAAAGAGTCCATAATATCGCTCATAAGTAAGCGATTATCCTGATTATCTTCAACATAAAGCACTTTTAAGTCATTTGTATCCTGAGTTGGAATCGGTTGGATTTCGATACTTGACTGTTCATTCTCATCATCGGTATTTTGGATGCTTTTTGTTTCGGTCATC
Proteins encoded in this window:
- a CDS encoding cache domain-containing protein; amino-acid sequence: MLHMMTNSQRNQNILIAILAIFTLLVGYFQSLQLLNETHCAQKTRHATEAINSVAKSIDSEITHITEDIRSLSKVSVLNEFIQTPKAYRQQVSENMLQWAKTRKKYFQIQILDKNGLELYRLEKGRDNQVNQIPLSELQSKKDRYYVIEGKQLQQEQIYLSPLDLNRQGNQIIQPLQPTLRMVKGLYDQNQHLIGMIVLNYDANYLIDKLKSFSSTNMALLNSKGYWLHSSNEENNWGFMFDALHNRFSNKHPEIWQQLDNQEAGTIEAANDVWVFKKVYPLRTVKLGSTGKFEETAMQTHKDYRWILISRHNLKNSRVYEHSQALLFWLTVSSVVAILLIGFLAIRLSHQKQRSVIKSQPSDLSEEIETNKSTEFGRQEALNYFVDEGNQAMLVFEGGKVSEYNPLAFEWLGSKPLQSVRLKEIVTIKNRESLIQAIKYLDKKHHIKTNVILQAADSKENTVCVNVFGSKDSFVMLLTSENDQ